The following are encoded in a window of Castanea sativa cultivar Marrone di Chiusa Pesio chromosome 5, ASM4071231v1 genomic DNA:
- the LOC142637153 gene encoding uncharacterized protein LOC142637153: MDPSLFEAIAKNERRTFMNLVCENGEIFQERTAKTLHTPLHLASRFDNINLVTEIIKLYPDMVAAENSKRETPLHEACRQGDVKVLPLLLDASPWAACKLNSDNQSAFYMACSHGHLNVVKLLLGKPWVQGLEEYSFVQNSLHVAVSRGYTVVCMG, from the exons ATGGATCCAAGCCTTTTTGAGGCAATTGCTAAAAATGAAAGACGCACTTTTATGAATTTAGTTTGCGAGAATGGAGAAATTTTCCAAGAAAGAACAGCTAAAACATTACACACGCCACTGCACCTGGCCTCAAGATTTGATAATATCAACTTGGTCACAGAAATTATCAAGTTGTACCCTGACATGGTTGCAGCTGAGAATAGCAAGCGGGAGACTCCATTGCATGAAGCATGTCGTCAAGGGGATGTCAAGGTCTTACCGCTGCTATTGGATGCCAGTCCTTGGGCAGCTTGTAAGCTTAATTCTGACAACCAGAGCGCATTTTACATGGCTTGCAGTCATGGGCATCTCAATGTGGTCAAGCTCCTTTTGGGTAAGCCTTGGGTGCAGGGGTTGGAAGAATATAGTTTTGTTCAAAATAGCCTTCATGTTGCTGTTTCAAGAGGATATACAG TTGTATGTATGGGATGA